One part of the Anaeromyxobacter sp. Fw109-5 genome encodes these proteins:
- a CDS encoding tetratricopeptide repeat protein, with the protein MPDPKQLTPAELSALEHAFAADPASDAYRPLTEAYLAMGRYMEAMVVCKKGVKAHPDDPAARVLLARVYADQGKDRKALEELQGVLAAFPTFAAALRMAGGLHLRLGEREAGEAALRRAAEASPDDPELRQALERHGIAAAPARPAPPAVGVSPKPAVPRTGPDAPPVAPRVAPASTRPAATAAGAVRAARPANAIEEDVPVPTPTPVPATRTRGRAYAQELADKYATQEFQLSPGTPPRRRAKRGTFATTVALFVVLAVALGGWAVFSRARKERIEAIDRLLKDTLPLLEKDAHASYVEAASKLQQILDRDDQSIAGHAFLAYVDALRAGEHGEGEAVRGEAVRHVEAARALVQRHSHLVAAEAYLKLYGGDAAGAKEVVNAVLEGAEGTQSPFLQGVLGAILLREGDLDGARDVLGKAQKASPGDVRIAYLLGEQYRRRGEGYELQATGFYDYALRIQKDHVWSILGKAEVLVARGQVGEAGKAAELVLTPQAAASRPQQALAYALRGAVLAAQGKASEASAAEAEAAKLDPASPEIPHLVGQRKLRQGDAAGAVEALQHAVSIDPRRVSLYADLVRAQLALEGGAQQALETLKRAVGRVGESPRLALLLGDAYQAAGDADLARGQYEKAIQLGRPFPDARVALARLHRAKDNVPGALVELTQAIDEYGQGGAGGAARAYVEMAEAERARGAKRELLADLYEKALERDPASCEALWGAGKLEADVQRTDRAKQRLGAYAKLCPRGPHASEAAQLAR; encoded by the coding sequence ATGCCCGATCCCAAGCAACTCACGCCCGCCGAGCTGTCCGCCCTCGAGCACGCGTTCGCGGCGGATCCCGCCTCCGACGCCTACCGGCCGCTGACCGAGGCCTACCTCGCCATGGGCCGGTACATGGAAGCGATGGTCGTCTGCAAGAAGGGTGTGAAGGCCCACCCGGACGACCCCGCGGCGCGCGTGCTGCTCGCCCGCGTCTACGCGGACCAGGGCAAGGACCGCAAGGCGCTCGAGGAGCTCCAGGGGGTGCTCGCCGCCTTCCCGACCTTCGCGGCGGCGCTGCGGATGGCGGGCGGGCTGCACCTCAGGCTCGGCGAGCGCGAGGCCGGCGAGGCGGCGCTGCGGCGCGCCGCCGAGGCCTCCCCCGACGATCCCGAGCTCCGGCAGGCCCTCGAGCGCCACGGCATCGCGGCGGCGCCGGCGAGGCCCGCTCCCCCCGCGGTGGGGGTCTCGCCGAAGCCGGCCGTGCCCCGCACCGGGCCGGACGCGCCCCCGGTCGCTCCGCGCGTCGCGCCCGCTTCGACCCGCCCGGCGGCGACCGCGGCAGGGGCCGTCCGCGCCGCGCGTCCGGCGAACGCGATCGAGGAGGACGTGCCCGTCCCGACGCCGACCCCGGTCCCGGCGACGAGGACGCGCGGCAGGGCGTACGCGCAGGAGCTCGCCGACAAGTACGCGACGCAGGAGTTCCAGCTCTCGCCGGGCACGCCGCCGAGGAGGCGCGCGAAGCGCGGCACGTTCGCGACCACCGTGGCGCTGTTCGTCGTGCTCGCCGTCGCGCTCGGCGGCTGGGCGGTCTTCAGCCGCGCGCGGAAGGAGCGGATCGAGGCGATCGACCGGCTCCTCAAGGACACCCTCCCGCTCCTCGAGAAGGACGCGCACGCGAGCTACGTCGAGGCGGCGAGCAAGCTCCAGCAGATCCTCGACCGCGACGACCAGTCCATCGCGGGCCACGCGTTCCTCGCCTACGTCGACGCGCTCCGCGCGGGCGAGCACGGCGAGGGGGAGGCGGTCCGCGGGGAGGCGGTGCGGCACGTGGAGGCGGCGCGCGCGCTCGTCCAGCGCCACTCGCACCTCGTGGCGGCGGAGGCGTACCTGAAGCTCTACGGCGGCGACGCCGCCGGCGCGAAGGAGGTCGTGAACGCGGTCCTCGAGGGCGCGGAGGGGACCCAGAGCCCGTTCCTCCAGGGCGTGCTCGGCGCGATCCTGCTCCGGGAGGGCGATCTCGACGGCGCCCGTGACGTGCTGGGGAAGGCGCAGAAGGCGAGCCCGGGCGACGTGCGGATCGCGTACCTGCTCGGCGAGCAGTACCGGCGCCGGGGCGAGGGGTACGAGCTGCAGGCGACGGGCTTCTACGACTACGCGCTCCGCATCCAGAAGGACCACGTGTGGTCGATCCTGGGCAAGGCGGAGGTGCTCGTCGCCCGTGGCCAGGTGGGGGAGGCGGGGAAGGCGGCGGAGCTCGTGCTGACGCCGCAGGCGGCCGCGTCGCGTCCGCAGCAGGCCCTCGCGTACGCGCTCCGCGGCGCGGTGCTGGCCGCGCAGGGCAAGGCGTCGGAGGCCTCGGCGGCCGAGGCCGAGGCGGCGAAGCTCGACCCCGCCAGCCCCGAGATCCCCCACCTCGTGGGGCAGCGCAAGCTCCGCCAGGGCGACGCCGCGGGCGCGGTCGAGGCGCTCCAGCACGCCGTCTCGATCGACCCGAGGCGCGTGTCGCTGTACGCCGACCTCGTGCGCGCGCAGCTGGCGCTCGAGGGCGGGGCGCAGCAGGCGCTCGAGACCCTGAAGCGCGCGGTCGGTCGCGTCGGCGAGAGCCCGCGCCTGGCGCTGCTCCTCGGCGACGCCTACCAGGCCGCGGGGGACGCGGACCTCGCGCGCGGTCAGTACGAGAAGGCGATCCAGCTCGGCCGCCCGTTCCCCGACGCGCGCGTCGCGCTCGCGAGGCTCCACCGCGCGAAGGACAACGTCCCCGGGGCCCTCGTGGAGCTCACCCAGGCCATCGACGAGTACGGCCAGGGCGGCGCCGGGGGCGCGGCCCGCGCCTACGTCGAGATGGCGGAGGCCGAGCGCGCCCGCGGCGCGAAGCGCGAGCTGCTCGCGGACCTCTACGAGAAGGCCCTCGAGCGCGATCCGGCGAGCTGCGAGGCGCTGTGGGGCGCGGGCAAGCTCGAGGCGGACGTGCAGCGGACGGATCGGGCGAAGCAGCGGCTCGGCGCGTACGCGAAGCTCTGCCCTCGCGGCCCGCACGCGAGCGAGGCGGCGCAGCTGGCGAGGTAG
- a CDS encoding Ig-like domain-containing protein, protein MRARSLLALPLLLAACDEPVRIEVEPSSLRFGVRGQTASVHATPRLRDGKAVPREACRWSSSDERVATATGPHNDATVTAVGPGTATVRCTIGDAAGEVPVIVRVVTRLAVTPASVELRMEDEPRPVALRIAAFDDTGAPVLGRVAYTRCADERVCRGDGRGQLWGVGEGASTAIVEVEGARAEVAVKVVDRRTAEGKPKRVSGNPMEAIEKEVKEREAEEARQKGK, encoded by the coding sequence ATGCGCGCCCGCTCGCTGCTCGCCCTCCCCCTCCTCCTCGCCGCCTGCGACGAACCCGTCCGGATCGAGGTGGAGCCCAGCTCCCTGCGCTTCGGCGTTCGCGGCCAGACCGCCTCGGTGCACGCCACGCCGCGCCTGCGGGACGGCAAGGCGGTGCCGCGCGAGGCCTGCCGCTGGTCGTCCTCCGACGAGCGCGTCGCGACCGCGACCGGCCCCCACAACGACGCGACGGTCACCGCCGTCGGGCCCGGCACCGCCACCGTGCGCTGCACGATCGGGGACGCGGCGGGGGAGGTGCCGGTGATCGTGCGCGTGGTCACGCGGCTGGCGGTGACGCCCGCGTCCGTCGAGCTCCGCATGGAGGACGAGCCGCGCCCGGTCGCTCTACGGATCGCCGCGTTCGACGACACCGGAGCGCCGGTGCTCGGGCGCGTCGCCTACACGCGCTGCGCCGACGAGCGCGTCTGCCGCGGCGACGGCCGCGGTCAGCTCTGGGGGGTCGGCGAGGGGGCGTCCACCGCGATCGTGGAGGTGGAGGGGGCGCGCGCGGAGGTCGCGGTGAAGGTGGTGGACCGGCGCACCGCGGAGGGGAAGCCGAAGCGCGTCTCCGGCAACCCGATGGAGGCGATCGAGAAGGAGGTCAAGGAGCGCGAGGCGGAGGAGGCGCGGCAGAAGGGGAAGTGA
- a CDS encoding DUF420 domain-containing protein, whose amino-acid sequence MTLAEALPTVNAALNGLAFVLLLLGFLAIRRGDQRRHRALMLSACAASALFLVSYLTRIALTGTHRFPGGGALRAVYLAVLTSHTVLAALAAPLVLRTLFLALRERFPSHRRIARVTLPIWMYVSVTGVVVYVMLYHLAPSPP is encoded by the coding sequence ATGACCCTCGCCGAGGCGCTCCCCACGGTGAACGCCGCGCTCAACGGGCTCGCCTTCGTGCTCCTCCTGCTCGGCTTCCTCGCGATCCGCCGGGGAGACCAGCGCCGCCATCGCGCGCTCATGCTGTCCGCGTGCGCCGCCTCGGCGCTGTTCCTCGTCAGCTATCTCACCCGGATCGCCCTCACCGGGACTCACCGCTTCCCCGGGGGCGGCGCGCTGCGCGCGGTCTACCTCGCGGTCCTGACGAGCCACACGGTCCTCGCCGCCCTCGCCGCCCCGCTCGTCCTGCGCACCCTGTTCCTGGCCCTGCGGGAGCGCTTCCCCTCCCACCGCCGCATCGCCCGCGTGACGCTGCCGATCTGGATGTACGTCTCGGTGACCGGGGTGGTCGTCTACGTGATGCTGTACCACCTCGCGCCCTCGCCTCCGTGA
- a CDS encoding ABC transporter ATP-binding protein/permease has product MRALAADATPAIPRLAFHGVAVRRGDREVLRGVSLEIARGEIFGLLGPNGAGKSTLFAILAGLLRPDEGRFLLDGVEIAPGARRLRSAAGIVFQEPGLDGKLTAEENLRLAGALHRVPRRELRGRVAELLDEAGLSERAREPVERLSGGMRRRLELARGRIHRPALLVMDEPTSGLDAAAFRAFWARVAAVRRDAGTTVVLTTHRPDEAERCDRLAVLARGEIVACDTPEALRARVAGDLVVIEADEPEAVAAEVTRRLGLAAHVRADGVHVEHEGAHALVPRLVEAFPAGRLRSISLRRPTLADAYLAITGEALEETATGSPEAGHPERSVSAGAEPRSRGTPTATATSTSTATSTSTSTSTSTSTATSTATSTRSPEAGRPERSVSAGAETRSRGTPTPTPRTLPLAYDLATIAVLARRDLVRFFRQPSRLAGALGQPVIFWLVIGSGFGETFRMPGSTVPYLAYFFPGVVLMVVLFASIFTTASVIEDRHRGFLQSVLAAPGSRGALVVGKTLGSAAVALTQAALFVALAPLAGFPYLTIRWPLLLAALALCAIALAALGFAVAWGVDNVQGYHAIQMTLLVPLWVVSGAMFPAPSGGGPLATVMHANPVAYAVSAARRAFGGAAAPGALPGSAARDLAVCALFAAGALALAALATRRSPRS; this is encoded by the coding sequence ATGCGCGCGCTCGCCGCGGACGCCACGCCGGCCATCCCCCGCCTCGCGTTCCACGGGGTCGCCGTCCGCCGCGGCGACCGCGAGGTGCTCCGCGGCGTGTCCCTCGAGATCGCGCGGGGGGAGATCTTCGGGCTGCTCGGGCCGAACGGCGCCGGCAAGTCGACGCTCTTCGCGATCCTCGCCGGCCTGCTCCGGCCGGACGAAGGCCGGTTCCTGCTCGACGGCGTGGAGATCGCCCCCGGGGCGCGACGCCTCCGCAGCGCGGCGGGGATCGTCTTCCAGGAGCCCGGGCTCGACGGCAAGCTCACCGCGGAGGAGAACCTCCGCCTCGCCGGCGCGCTCCACCGCGTGCCCAGGCGCGAGCTGCGCGGGCGCGTCGCGGAGCTCCTCGACGAGGCCGGCCTGTCCGAGCGGGCGCGCGAGCCGGTGGAGCGGCTCTCGGGCGGGATGCGGCGGAGGCTCGAGCTCGCCCGCGGGCGCATCCACCGCCCCGCGCTCCTCGTCATGGACGAGCCCACGTCCGGGCTCGACGCGGCCGCCTTCCGCGCCTTCTGGGCGCGCGTCGCCGCGGTGCGCCGGGACGCGGGGACCACGGTGGTGCTCACCACGCACCGGCCGGACGAGGCGGAGCGCTGCGATCGCCTGGCAGTGCTCGCGCGCGGCGAGATCGTGGCCTGCGACACGCCCGAGGCGCTGCGCGCCCGCGTGGCGGGCGACCTCGTGGTCATCGAGGCGGACGAGCCGGAGGCGGTCGCGGCGGAGGTGACGCGGCGCCTCGGCCTCGCGGCGCACGTCCGGGCGGACGGCGTCCACGTGGAGCACGAGGGGGCGCACGCGCTCGTGCCCCGCCTCGTCGAGGCGTTCCCGGCCGGCCGGCTGCGGAGCATCTCCCTCCGCCGGCCGACGCTCGCCGACGCCTACCTCGCCATCACGGGGGAGGCGCTGGAGGAGACCGCGACCGGATCTCCTGAGGCCGGTCATCCCGAGCGTAGCGTCTCCGCGGGAGCGGAGCCGCGGAGTCGAGGGACCCCGACCGCGACCGCGACCTCGACCTCGACCGCGACCTCGACCTCGACCTCGACCTCGACCTCGACCTCGACCGCGACCTCGACCGCGACCTCGACCCGATCTCCTGAGGCCGGTCGTCCCGAGCGTAGCGTCTCCGCGGGAGCGGAGACGCGGAGTCGAGGGACCCCGACCCCGACCCCACGGACGCTCCCCCTCGCCTACGACCTCGCGACGATCGCGGTGCTCGCCCGGCGCGACCTCGTCCGCTTCTTCCGGCAGCCCTCCCGCCTCGCCGGCGCCCTGGGCCAGCCGGTCATCTTCTGGCTCGTGATCGGCTCCGGCTTCGGGGAGACGTTCCGGATGCCCGGCTCGACGGTGCCGTACCTCGCCTACTTCTTCCCGGGCGTGGTGCTCATGGTGGTGCTGTTCGCGTCCATCTTCACCACCGCCTCGGTCATCGAGGACCGGCACCGCGGCTTCCTCCAGTCCGTCCTCGCCGCGCCCGGCTCCCGCGGGGCGCTCGTCGTCGGGAAGACGCTCGGCTCCGCCGCGGTGGCGCTCACGCAGGCGGCGCTGTTCGTGGCGCTCGCGCCGCTCGCCGGCTTCCCATACCTGACCATCCGGTGGCCGCTCCTGCTCGCGGCGCTCGCGCTCTGCGCGATCGCCCTCGCGGCGCTCGGGTTCGCGGTCGCGTGGGGTGTCGACAACGTCCAGGGGTACCATGCGATCCAGATGACGCTGCTCGTGCCGCTCTGGGTCGTGTCCGGCGCGATGTTCCCCGCGCCCTCGGGCGGCGGCCCGCTCGCCACGGTGATGCACGCGAACCCCGTCGCCTACGCCGTGTCGGCCGCGCGCCGCGCCTTCGGCGGCGCCGCGGCGCCCGGCGCGCTGCCCGGCTCCGCCGCGCGCGATCTCGCCGTCTGCGCGCTCTTCGCCGCCGGCGCGCTCGCCCTCGCCGCCCTCGCCACCCGGAGGTCCCCACGGTCATGA
- the cyoE gene encoding heme o synthase: MTIATASARARPSSLQYAKDLLLLAKPRLSGLVIVTSAGGLALAPGHVAPARAALTVLATAAVVGAANALNCWMEREIDARMRRTRDRPLPAGRVDPFTALGLGIMVPVFALPVLALVANPLTAALAFVALVTYVAVYTPMKQRSTLALLVGAVPGAIPPLMGWTAATGRLDAGGLALFALLFAWQLPHFLAVSIYLRDDYARGGLRVFSIVHGERTTRAWIAATAAALVPVSLLLVPLRVAGPSYGAVAAVLGVALAGYAFAGVGREGGRWARNFFLATILYLTLLFVALFLGAR; this comes from the coding sequence GTGACGATCGCCACCGCCTCCGCCCGCGCACGCCCCTCCTCCCTCCAGTACGCGAAGGACCTCCTCCTCCTCGCCAAGCCGCGCCTGTCCGGGCTCGTCATCGTGACCAGCGCGGGCGGCCTCGCCCTCGCCCCGGGCCACGTCGCGCCTGCCCGCGCCGCCTTGACGGTCCTCGCGACCGCGGCGGTCGTGGGCGCGGCGAACGCGCTCAACTGCTGGATGGAGCGGGAGATCGACGCCCGCATGCGGCGCACCCGCGACCGCCCGCTCCCGGCGGGGCGCGTGGACCCGTTCACCGCCCTGGGGCTCGGGATCATGGTCCCGGTGTTCGCCCTGCCGGTGCTCGCGCTCGTCGCGAACCCCCTCACGGCGGCGCTCGCCTTCGTGGCGCTCGTCACGTACGTCGCGGTGTACACCCCCATGAAGCAGCGCTCGACGCTCGCGCTGCTGGTCGGCGCCGTCCCGGGCGCCATCCCGCCGCTCATGGGCTGGACGGCGGCGACCGGCCGGCTCGACGCGGGCGGGCTCGCGCTGTTCGCGCTGCTCTTCGCGTGGCAGCTCCCGCACTTCCTGGCCGTGTCGATCTACCTGCGGGACGACTACGCCCGCGGCGGGCTGCGCGTCTTCTCGATCGTGCACGGGGAGCGCACCACCCGCGCCTGGATCGCGGCCACCGCGGCGGCCCTCGTCCCGGTGTCGCTCCTGCTCGTCCCGCTCCGCGTCGCGGGTCCCTCGTACGGCGCGGTCGCGGCGGTGCTCGGCGTCGCCCTCGCGGGCTACGCCTTCGCCGGCGTCGGCCGCGAGGGGGGGCGCTGGGCGCGGAACTTCTTCCTCGCGACCATCCTCTACCTGACGCTCCTCTTCGTCGCGCTGTTCCTCGGCGCACGCTGA
- a CDS encoding putative lipoprotein gives MRLLRPLHLAALTVALGAPALAGAGEVKGRVRYAGTPPPPASQPVTKDRGACGESAPDESLVVSGGGLANVVVRIVAPGAPVEPRALTLDQRGCRFVPHVQAAPAGSTVALLNGDPILHNVHGWSGVATAFNVPMPNPGQRVERPLARPGPVRVGCDVHAWMSAWILVVDTPFHAVSDAEGRFAIQGVPPGRHTAIAWHERMGERIATVVVPATGPATLELSYP, from the coding sequence ATGCGTCTCCTCCGTCCGCTTCACCTCGCCGCGCTGACCGTCGCCCTGGGCGCGCCCGCGCTCGCCGGAGCGGGCGAGGTGAAGGGCAGGGTGCGCTACGCCGGCACGCCGCCTCCGCCGGCCTCGCAGCCGGTCACCAAGGATCGGGGCGCGTGCGGCGAGTCGGCCCCCGACGAGTCGCTGGTCGTCTCCGGCGGCGGGCTCGCGAACGTGGTCGTCCGCATCGTCGCGCCGGGCGCCCCGGTGGAGCCGCGCGCCCTGACCCTGGACCAGCGCGGCTGCCGGTTCGTGCCGCACGTGCAGGCCGCGCCGGCCGGCTCGACGGTGGCGCTGCTGAACGGGGACCCCATCCTGCACAACGTGCACGGCTGGTCCGGAGTCGCGACCGCGTTCAACGTCCCCATGCCGAACCCCGGCCAGCGCGTGGAGCGGCCGCTGGCGCGCCCCGGGCCGGTTCGGGTGGGCTGCGACGTCCACGCCTGGATGAGCGCGTGGATCCTCGTGGTGGACACGCCCTTCCACGCGGTGAGCGACGCCGAGGGGCGCTTCGCGATCCAGGGGGTGCCCCCCGGTCGCCACACCGCCATCGCGTGGCACGAGCGGATGGGCGAGAGGATCGCCACGGTCGTCGTGCCGGCGACCGGCCCGGCGACCCTGGAGCTCTCGTATCCGTAG
- a CDS encoding TIGR02300 family protein, translating to MPAKDLGTKHTCFKCGTKFYDLKKLEPLCPKCGADQRDSPALKAPPPSERRQRAAARPVAEPEEVETETELEEDLEEAEADEDAAEEDEP from the coding sequence ATGCCTGCGAAGGACCTGGGCACCAAGCACACCTGCTTCAAGTGCGGCACGAAGTTCTACGACCTCAAGAAGCTGGAGCCGCTTTGCCCGAAGTGCGGCGCGGACCAGCGTGACAGCCCGGCCCTGAAGGCTCCCCCGCCTTCGGAGCGGCGCCAGCGGGCGGCCGCCCGCCCGGTGGCCGAGCCAGAGGAGGTCGAGACCGAGACCGAGCTCGAGGAGGACCTCGAGGAGGCGGAGGCCGACGAGGACGCCGCCGAGGAAGACGAGCCCTAG
- the ttcA gene encoding tRNA 2-thiocytidine(32) synthetase TtcA: protein MHDVSKLEKRLLRAAANAIRDFELIGDGDRIMVAVSGGKDSYTLLHVLMRLRERAPIDFDLVAVNLDQGQPGYPAEIVERHFQAVGVPHRMLYADTYSIVRRLVPEGKTTCPVCSRLRRGVLYNAAAEMGCTKIALGHHRDDLVETLLLSALYSGALKSMPPKLRSDDGRNVVVRPLCYAAEEDIAAFATAMRFPIVPCDLCGSQPNLRRKRVKALLAELSDEHPAVKGNLLNALGHVVPSHLLDRDLHRLVASTGRDPWLDGDEDEDGGCLQGEVADALVKLAGAREDA, encoded by the coding sequence ATGCACGACGTGTCGAAGCTCGAGAAGAGGCTCCTGCGCGCAGCCGCCAACGCGATCCGCGACTTCGAGCTGATCGGCGACGGCGACAGGATCATGGTCGCCGTCTCCGGAGGCAAGGACTCGTACACCCTCCTCCACGTGCTCATGCGGCTGCGCGAGCGCGCCCCCATCGACTTCGACCTCGTGGCGGTGAACCTCGACCAGGGGCAGCCGGGCTACCCCGCCGAGATCGTCGAGCGGCACTTCCAGGCGGTCGGCGTGCCGCACCGCATGCTCTACGCCGACACGTACTCGATCGTGCGTCGCCTCGTCCCGGAGGGGAAGACCACCTGCCCGGTGTGCTCGCGGCTGCGCCGCGGCGTGCTCTACAACGCCGCCGCGGAGATGGGCTGCACCAAGATCGCGCTCGGCCACCACCGCGACGACCTCGTCGAGACCCTGCTGCTCAGCGCGCTCTACTCCGGCGCGCTGAAGAGCATGCCGCCGAAGCTCCGCTCCGACGACGGGCGCAACGTCGTCGTCCGCCCGCTCTGCTACGCGGCGGAGGAGGACATCGCGGCGTTCGCGACCGCGATGCGGTTCCCCATCGTCCCCTGCGACCTGTGCGGCTCGCAGCCGAACCTGCGCCGCAAGCGCGTGAAGGCGCTGCTCGCGGAGCTCTCGGACGAACACCCCGCGGTGAAGGGCAACCTCCTCAACGCGCTCGGTCACGTGGTGCCCTCGCACCTCCTCGATCGCGACCTGCACCGGCTGGTGGCGTCGACGGGCCGGGACCCGTGGCTCGACGGGGACGAGGACGAGGACGGCGGCTGCCTCCAGGGCGAGGTCGCGGACGCCCTCGTCAAGCTCGCCGGCGCGCGGGAGGACGCATGA
- the deoC gene encoding deoxyribose-phosphate aldolase, which yields MRTVDPARIRTPRDLAPFLDHTLLSAGATGADVARVCAEARAYGFAGVCVHAAHVPEVRHLLADAASLTIAVVDFPRGEGTPEARAAEAAAAVAAGAQEIDVVLPLPALLAGRHEAVLDDLLGVVSAAKVPVKVILETARLTRDQQVVGAALSRSAGAAYVKTSTGFGGGGATVEDVALLRKAVGDALGVKASGGVRTAAQALAMIRAGASRVGASACVDIVLGTF from the coding sequence ATGAGGACCGTCGACCCCGCCCGGATCCGCACCCCGCGAGATCTCGCCCCGTTCCTCGACCACACCCTGCTCTCCGCGGGCGCGACCGGCGCGGACGTCGCGCGCGTGTGCGCCGAGGCGCGGGCGTACGGCTTCGCGGGGGTCTGCGTGCACGCGGCGCACGTCCCGGAGGTGCGGCACCTCCTCGCCGACGCGGCCTCGCTGACCATTGCCGTCGTGGACTTCCCGCGCGGCGAGGGGACGCCCGAGGCGCGCGCGGCGGAGGCGGCCGCGGCGGTCGCCGCGGGCGCGCAGGAGATCGACGTCGTGCTCCCGCTGCCGGCGCTGCTCGCCGGCCGGCACGAGGCGGTGCTCGACGACCTGCTCGGCGTCGTGAGCGCGGCGAAGGTCCCGGTGAAGGTGATCCTCGAGACGGCGCGCCTCACGCGCGACCAGCAGGTGGTCGGCGCCGCGCTCTCGCGCAGCGCCGGGGCGGCCTACGTGAAGACCTCGACCGGGTTCGGCGGGGGAGGGGCCACCGTCGAGGACGTGGCGCTCCTGCGCAAGGCCGTCGGGGATGCGCTCGGGGTGAAGGCGTCGGGCGGCGTCCGGACCGCCGCCCAGGCGCTCGCGATGATCCGGGCCGGGGCGAGCCGCGTCGGCGCCTCGGCCTGCGTCGACATCGTCCTCGGCACGTTCTGA
- a CDS encoding phosphopentomutase: MDRRRFVILVADSVGCGALPDARAYGDEGSDTLGNTSRAVGGLSLPVLGRMGIGHLTPILGVPPEPSPLAFHGRMAERSQGKDTITGHWEMMGIVLSEPLALFPRGFPPEILDPFLRETGLPGVLGNVAASGTEIIRELGEEHQRTGMPIVYTSADSVFQIAAHEETVPLETLYAWCRVARRILDPYRVARVIARPFVGKPGEYVRTYHRKDFSIATPGRTVLEKLVDARVPVVGVGKIPDIFDRKGITDELHTAGNADGLAKTEALLDRVDHGLVFVNLVDFDMLYGHRNDPQGYARALEEMDRALPRILGKLRPGEVAALTADHGCDPTTPSTDHSREYVPLVVHAPGRGGGALGTRGSFADLGATVADFFGVRHETGRSFLGDLGP, from the coding sequence ATGGACCGACGCCGCTTCGTCATCCTCGTCGCGGACAGCGTGGGCTGCGGGGCCCTCCCGGACGCGCGCGCCTACGGCGACGAGGGCTCCGACACCCTCGGCAACACGAGCCGCGCCGTGGGGGGCCTCTCCCTCCCGGTGCTCGGACGGATGGGGATCGGTCACCTCACCCCGATCCTGGGCGTGCCCCCGGAGCCCTCGCCGCTGGCCTTCCACGGCCGCATGGCGGAGCGCTCCCAGGGCAAGGACACCATCACCGGTCACTGGGAGATGATGGGCATCGTCCTCTCCGAGCCGCTCGCGCTCTTCCCGCGCGGCTTCCCGCCGGAGATCCTAGATCCCTTCCTCCGCGAGACGGGCCTCCCGGGCGTGCTCGGCAACGTGGCGGCGAGCGGCACCGAGATCATCCGGGAGCTCGGGGAGGAGCACCAGCGGACCGGGATGCCGATCGTCTACACCTCGGCCGACTCGGTGTTCCAGATCGCGGCGCACGAGGAGACGGTGCCGCTCGAGACGCTGTACGCGTGGTGCCGCGTCGCGCGGCGCATCCTCGACCCGTACCGGGTGGCGCGCGTCATCGCCCGCCCGTTCGTCGGCAAGCCCGGCGAGTACGTGCGCACGTACCACCGCAAGGACTTCTCCATCGCGACGCCGGGCCGGACCGTGCTCGAGAAGCTCGTCGACGCCCGGGTGCCGGTGGTCGGGGTCGGCAAGATCCCCGACATCTTCGACCGCAAGGGCATCACGGACGAGCTGCACACGGCGGGGAACGCCGACGGCCTGGCGAAGACGGAGGCGCTCCTCGATCGCGTGGACCACGGGCTCGTCTTCGTGAACCTCGTGGACTTCGACATGCTGTACGGGCACCGGAACGACCCTCAGGGCTACGCCCGGGCGCTGGAGGAGATGGACCGCGCCCTCCCGCGGATCCTCGGCAAGCTCCGCCCGGGAGAGGTCGCCGCCCTGACCGCGGACCACGGCTGCGATCCGACCACCCCGTCCACCGACCACTCCCGCGAGTACGTCCCGCTCGTCGTCCACGCGCCGGGCCGCGGCGGCGGCGCGCTCGGCACGCGCGGCTCGTTCGCGGATCTCGGCGCGACGGTCGCCGACTTCTTCGGGGTACGCCACGAGACCGGCCGGAGCTTCCTCGGCGATCTGGGGCCCTGA